A part of Propioniciclava coleopterorum genomic DNA contains:
- a CDS encoding DUF4132 domain-containing protein, translating to MRTFSLVEGTSDKFWNIDVDGSAVTVNYGRTGTNGQTKTTQYDTAEKARTEADKLIASKVKKGYTEGSGGGAIAPVTPTVKKAAPAPAGASTKAAAPAAAPATPAAEPEPEPEPEWAGADHLEIRLTPVDRALLAGEAMDPTPLEADALAMAADPAARRAWLGAHTHPLSDYSYDVSFDADPFEGVPTADVASWWIAFGQGQEKTWASSFYDMERFGAMRERMTFANRDADSVTTAVPARGYNLPADTIVAALSALSGPAATLKTLAAAHSHADADRDLTLPALRVLIAPQLAPAERVMPRRPDQVGHMTPVPEAYTQAVHDLAEAVLFGSPDDVRHALATVFATGSPHAALVLAAVTVLPEEAERAEWLARVALKPSTALVHRLVVFGGPAAVDTVAAWMVGDAVDKTKAVGLFKALMGTIGGPGAVPIVIRAAANPRLSGAAVAWLIAHPRELVASTAPVPAGQRDLLRTVVRELSVTRAEVMTGPVANPFVADVLADLAEEAAMPTLAASAAPDWFTAALERDDATPLHEGTLKLPTKVPAWVDALPPLVVDGMRLDDELTGTVLGCAVRGVNDPDLAPRPLVAAVRERMRGKDRDAFALPLMSAFLTNGGKPADRVWFMAAGYLGADGFVHALTPLVREWPGQSQHARAVLGLDVLAATGTDAALQAISGIANKSKFKGVQAAAQESLAKLAALRGLTVDQLEDRVVPDADLDERGTRTLSYGPRSFRVSLSPQGKAVIRDLDEDGRPVGKPRTTLPAPNSKDDAELAAAAKADFALLRKQLTEVAKIQTARLEKAIVTGRTWAGDEHAELVARHPVLNALIRPLVWQVFAADGAPEALVRVTEEQDYVTVDEETYELPDGAVLALAHPLALPDEVKDAWRAHLVDHDLIAPLEQLDRATFELPAGATGTRLQPPAGTVNPGTLVSTLERMGWRRGAPADAGVVSLLWLPFETQDRAAVLDISDGLWTGMIHESGDQKLEGLHLCTVGQAESLWYVDDRDTEWLPWQDADPLLISEVLRSMAALAEKMA from the coding sequence ATGCGCACGTTCAGCCTGGTCGAGGGAACCTCCGACAAGTTCTGGAACATCGACGTCGACGGCAGCGCGGTGACCGTGAACTACGGACGCACCGGCACCAACGGCCAGACCAAGACCACGCAGTACGACACCGCGGAGAAGGCGCGCACCGAGGCGGACAAGCTGATCGCGTCCAAGGTGAAGAAGGGCTACACCGAGGGTTCCGGCGGCGGCGCGATCGCGCCGGTCACGCCGACCGTCAAGAAGGCCGCACCCGCCCCGGCCGGCGCCTCCACGAAGGCCGCCGCGCCCGCGGCCGCCCCGGCCACGCCCGCCGCCGAACCGGAGCCGGAGCCCGAGCCGGAGTGGGCGGGCGCCGACCACCTGGAGATCCGGCTCACCCCGGTCGACCGGGCACTGCTGGCGGGCGAGGCGATGGACCCGACGCCGCTGGAGGCCGACGCGCTGGCGATGGCGGCCGACCCCGCCGCGCGCCGCGCCTGGCTCGGCGCGCACACCCACCCGCTCAGCGACTACTCCTACGACGTCAGCTTCGACGCCGACCCCTTCGAGGGCGTCCCGACGGCGGACGTCGCGTCCTGGTGGATCGCGTTCGGCCAGGGCCAGGAGAAGACGTGGGCGTCCTCCTTCTACGACATGGAGCGGTTCGGGGCGATGCGGGAGCGGATGACCTTCGCGAACCGGGACGCCGACTCGGTCACCACGGCGGTGCCGGCCCGCGGCTACAACCTGCCCGCCGACACGATCGTGGCCGCCCTATCGGCGCTGTCGGGGCCCGCGGCCACCCTGAAGACCCTGGCCGCGGCCCACTCCCACGCGGACGCCGATCGCGACCTGACCCTTCCGGCGCTGCGCGTCCTGATCGCGCCGCAGCTCGCCCCGGCCGAGCGGGTGATGCCGCGCAGGCCCGATCAGGTCGGCCACATGACGCCGGTCCCCGAGGCCTACACCCAGGCGGTCCACGACCTGGCGGAAGCCGTGCTGTTCGGCTCCCCCGACGACGTGCGGCACGCGCTCGCCACCGTGTTCGCGACGGGATCGCCCCACGCCGCGCTGGTGCTCGCGGCCGTGACGGTGCTGCCCGAGGAGGCCGAGCGTGCCGAGTGGCTCGCCCGCGTCGCGCTCAAGCCGTCCACCGCCCTGGTCCACCGCCTGGTGGTTTTCGGGGGCCCGGCCGCGGTCGACACCGTCGCGGCGTGGATGGTCGGCGACGCGGTCGACAAGACCAAGGCGGTGGGGCTGTTCAAGGCCCTGATGGGCACGATAGGCGGACCCGGCGCCGTCCCGATCGTGATCCGGGCCGCTGCCAACCCGCGGCTGTCGGGCGCGGCGGTGGCGTGGCTGATCGCGCATCCGCGTGAGCTCGTCGCGAGCACCGCCCCGGTGCCCGCGGGGCAGCGGGACCTGCTCCGCACGGTGGTGCGCGAGCTGTCCGTGACGCGTGCGGAGGTGATGACCGGCCCGGTCGCGAACCCGTTCGTCGCGGACGTGCTGGCCGATCTGGCTGAGGAGGCGGCGATGCCGACCCTCGCCGCGTCGGCGGCCCCCGACTGGTTCACCGCGGCGCTGGAGCGCGACGACGCCACCCCGCTCCACGAGGGCACCCTGAAGCTCCCCACCAAGGTGCCCGCCTGGGTGGACGCGTTGCCGCCGCTCGTCGTCGACGGCATGCGCCTGGACGACGAGTTGACCGGCACCGTCCTGGGCTGCGCGGTGCGCGGCGTCAATGACCCGGATCTCGCTCCCCGTCCGCTCGTAGCCGCCGTCCGGGAGCGGATGCGCGGCAAGGACCGCGACGCGTTCGCGCTCCCGCTGATGAGCGCGTTCCTGACCAACGGCGGCAAGCCCGCCGACCGGGTGTGGTTCATGGCTGCGGGCTACCTGGGCGCCGACGGCTTCGTGCACGCCCTGACGCCGCTGGTGCGCGAGTGGCCCGGCCAGTCGCAGCACGCCCGCGCCGTGCTGGGCCTGGACGTGCTCGCCGCGACCGGCACGGACGCCGCCCTGCAGGCGATCTCGGGCATCGCGAACAAGTCCAAGTTCAAGGGCGTCCAGGCGGCGGCGCAGGAGTCGCTGGCGAAGCTGGCGGCGCTGCGCGGGCTGACGGTGGACCAGCTCGAGGACCGCGTGGTCCCCGACGCCGATCTCGATGAGCGCGGCACCCGCACCCTCAGCTACGGCCCCCGCTCGTTCCGGGTGTCGCTGTCGCCCCAGGGCAAGGCCGTCATCCGCGACCTCGACGAGGACGGCCGCCCCGTCGGCAAGCCCCGCACGACGCTGCCCGCGCCGAACAGCAAGGACGACGCCGAGCTGGCCGCGGCCGCCAAGGCCGACTTCGCCCTGCTGCGCAAGCAGCTCACCGAGGTGGCCAAGATCCAGACCGCCCGGCTCGAGAAGGCGATCGTGACCGGCCGCACCTGGGCCGGCGACGAGCACGCCGAGCTGGTGGCCCGGCACCCGGTGCTGAACGCGCTGATCCGGCCGCTGGTGTGGCAGGTGTTCGCCGCCGACGGCGCCCCGGAGGCGCTGGTGCGGGTCACCGAGGAGCAGGACTACGTCACGGTCGACGAGGAGACCTACGAGCTTCCCGACGGCGCCGTGCTGGCGCTGGCGCACCCCCTGGCGCTGCCCGACGAGGTGAAGGACGCGTGGCGGGCGCACCTGGTCGACCACGACCTGATCGCGCCGCTGGAACAGCTCGACCGCGCCACCTTCGAGCTGCCGGCCGGCGCCACCGGCACCCGGCTGCAGCCGCCCGCGGGCACCGTCAACCCCGGCACACTGGTCTCGACGCTGGAGCGGATGGGCTGGCGCCGCGGCGCTCCCGCCGACGCCGGGGTGGTGTCGCTGCTGTGGCTGCCCTTCGAGACCCAGGACCGCGCCGCGGTGCTCGACATCTCCGACGGGTTGTGGACCGGCATGATCCACGAGTCCGGCGACCAGAAGCTCGAGGGGCTCCACCTGTGCACCGTCGGCCAGGCGGAGAGCCTCTGGTACGTCGACGACCGCGACACCGAGTGGCTGCCCTGGCAGGACGCCGACCCGCTGCTGATCTCGGAGGTGCTGCGCTCGATGGCGGCGCTCGCCGAGAAGATGGCCTGA
- the clpS gene encoding ATP-dependent Clp protease adapter ClpS: protein MSTPKELATPAGGTTVADRPAATAQEVTPWVTIVWDDPVNLMSYVTHVFVTYFKFARPKAERLMLAVHHEGRAVVASGTREEMEQHVNALHAYGLWATLEKSE, encoded by the coding sequence ATGTCCACGCCGAAGGAGCTGGCCACCCCCGCGGGTGGAACCACGGTCGCCGACCGTCCCGCGGCGACCGCCCAGGAGGTGACCCCCTGGGTGACGATCGTCTGGGACGACCCGGTCAACCTGATGAGCTACGTCACCCACGTCTTCGTGACCTACTTCAAGTTCGCCCGGCCCAAGGCCGAACGGCTGATGCTCGCCGTGCACCACGAGGGCCGCGCCGTCGTCGCGTCCGGCACGCGGGAGGAGATGGAGCAGCACGTGAACGCACTGCACGCCTACGGCCTGTGGGCCACCCTGGAGAAGTCGGAGTGA
- a CDS encoding SixA phosphatase family protein, whose product MTTTRTLVVMRHGKSSWKTNDPDIARPLNPRGTRDAVVAGQILAPLGFDLALVSPAARAQQTWQCLQMGGATAREVRTLDALYHAWTPQIIAELKGLPAGAARVLMIGHEPTLSDVILTLTPPSASRSEIEAKFPTSAIAVLTTEHPWDALAEDVATLAAYEVPRG is encoded by the coding sequence ATGACCACCACGCGGACGCTGGTCGTGATGCGACACGGCAAGTCGTCCTGGAAGACCAACGATCCCGACATCGCCCGGCCGCTCAACCCGCGGGGCACCCGCGACGCCGTGGTGGCGGGGCAGATCCTCGCGCCGCTGGGCTTCGACCTGGCGCTGGTCTCCCCCGCCGCACGGGCGCAGCAGACCTGGCAGTGCCTCCAGATGGGCGGCGCGACCGCCCGGGAGGTGCGGACGCTGGACGCGCTGTACCACGCGTGGACGCCGCAGATCATCGCGGAGCTGAAGGGGCTGCCCGCCGGCGCGGCCCGCGTCCTGATGATCGGCCACGAGCCGACCCTCAGCGACGTGATCCTGACGCTGACGCCCCCCTCGGCGTCCCGGTCGGAGATCGAGGCCAAGTTCCCCACGAGCGCCATCGCCGTGTTGACCACCGAGCACCCCTGGGACGCCCTGGCCGAGGACGTCGCCACCCTCGCGGCCTACGAGGTGCCGCGGGGATGA
- a CDS encoding MarR family winged helix-turn-helix transcriptional regulator has translation MDDEVDRILVAWTHEVPDLDVSPLAVLSRVSRLSRHLDLARREAFAVHNLDLWEFDVLAALRREGPPYELSPGQLIQQTLSTSGTMTNRIDRLAERGLVERAPDPRDRRGVRVRLLPPGRAVVEAALGDLVARERLILDDLDAAERELIAGLLRRLVLPFETAEG, from the coding sequence GTGGACGACGAGGTGGACCGCATCCTGGTGGCGTGGACCCACGAGGTGCCCGATCTGGACGTCAGCCCGCTCGCCGTGCTGTCGCGGGTCAGCCGCCTGTCGCGGCACCTCGATCTCGCCCGCCGCGAGGCGTTCGCCGTGCACAACCTGGACCTGTGGGAGTTCGACGTGCTCGCCGCGCTGCGCCGCGAGGGCCCCCCGTACGAGCTCTCGCCCGGCCAGCTCATCCAGCAGACGCTGTCCACGTCGGGCACCATGACCAACCGCATCGACCGGCTCGCCGAACGCGGCCTCGTGGAGCGCGCGCCCGACCCCCGCGACCGCCGCGGCGTCCGGGTGCGGCTGCTGCCGCCCGGACGCGCCGTCGTGGAGGCCGCGCTCGGCGACCTGGTGGCGCGCGAGCGGCTGATCCTCGACGACCTGGACGCCGCGGAGCGCGAACTCATCGCCGGCCTGCTGCGGCGGCTCGTCCTGCCGTTCGAGACCGCCGAGGGCTGA
- a CDS encoding DUF3039 domain-containing protein, with protein sequence MTQLTPAPGSQTVVDERTDLRLDEGDHERFSHFVAKNKLTEAMVMGTPVVALCGKVWVPSRNPDKFPVCPECKEIWESFQGGGDKDGGGQDS encoded by the coding sequence ATGACCCAACTCACTCCGGCCCCAGGTTCGCAGACGGTCGTCGATGAGCGCACCGACCTCCGGCTCGACGAGGGCGATCACGAACGGTTCAGCCACTTCGTCGCCAAGAACAAGCTCACCGAGGCCATGGTGATGGGCACCCCGGTGGTCGCGCTGTGCGGCAAGGTGTGGGTGCCGAGCCGCAACCCCGACAAGTTCCCGGTCTGCCCCGAGTGCAAGGAGATCTGGGAGAGCTTCCAGGGCGGCGGCGACAAGGACGGCGGCGGGCAGGACTCATGA
- the ahcY gene encoding adenosylhomocysteinase, giving the protein MDYRVADLNLAEFGRKEIELAEHEMPGLMAMRERYRDAKPLAGARIAGSLHMTVQTAVLIETLVELGAQVRWASCNIFSTQDHAAAAMVVGDGTPEDPRGVPVFAWKGETLEDYWWCTEQILTWPGGEQPNMILDDGGDATLYVHKGVEFTKAGEVPQASASDSGEYRVILEKLRTSGLDFVALANSVRGVTEETTTGVHRLYEMAREQALLFPAINVNDSVTKSKFDNKYGVRHSLIDGINRGTDVLIGGKVAVVCGYGDVGKGCAESLAGQGARVIVTEIDPICALQAAMDGYQVATLDDVVGTADIVVTATGCRDVVTAAHMAAMKHNAIVGNIGHFDNEIDMAGLEATPGIERRTVKPQVDQWVFPDGHAVIVLSEGRLLNLGNATGHPSFVMSNSFTNQVLAQIELFTKPQDYPTGVYTLPKHLDEEVARLHLDALGVRLTTLTDTQADYLGVAAQGPFKPDAYRY; this is encoded by the coding sequence GTGGACTACCGCGTCGCAGACCTGAACCTGGCCGAGTTCGGCCGCAAGGAGATCGAGCTGGCCGAGCACGAGATGCCCGGCCTCATGGCGATGCGGGAGCGCTACCGCGACGCCAAGCCGCTGGCCGGCGCACGGATCGCGGGCAGCCTGCACATGACGGTGCAGACCGCCGTGCTGATCGAGACGCTGGTCGAGCTCGGCGCGCAGGTGCGCTGGGCGTCCTGCAACATCTTCTCCACCCAGGACCACGCCGCCGCCGCGATGGTGGTCGGCGACGGCACGCCGGAGGATCCCCGCGGCGTCCCGGTGTTCGCGTGGAAGGGCGAGACGCTCGAGGACTACTGGTGGTGCACCGAGCAGATCCTTACCTGGCCCGGCGGCGAGCAGCCCAACATGATCCTGGACGACGGCGGCGACGCCACCCTCTACGTCCACAAGGGCGTGGAGTTCACCAAGGCCGGCGAGGTGCCGCAGGCGAGCGCGTCCGATTCGGGCGAGTACCGGGTGATCCTGGAGAAGCTGCGCACCTCGGGGCTGGACTTCGTCGCCCTGGCCAACAGCGTCCGCGGCGTCACCGAGGAGACCACCACGGGCGTCCACCGGCTGTACGAGATGGCGCGCGAACAGGCGCTGCTGTTCCCGGCGATCAACGTCAACGACTCGGTCACCAAGTCCAAGTTCGACAACAAGTACGGCGTCCGACACTCCCTGATCGACGGCATCAACCGCGGCACCGACGTGCTGATCGGCGGCAAGGTGGCCGTGGTGTGCGGCTACGGCGACGTCGGCAAGGGCTGCGCCGAGTCGCTGGCCGGGCAGGGCGCCCGCGTGATCGTCACCGAGATCGACCCGATCTGCGCGCTGCAGGCCGCCATGGACGGCTACCAGGTCGCGACCCTGGACGACGTGGTCGGCACGGCCGACATCGTGGTCACGGCGACCGGGTGCCGCGACGTGGTGACCGCCGCCCACATGGCGGCCATGAAGCACAACGCGATCGTGGGCAACATCGGCCACTTCGACAACGAGATCGACATGGCCGGCCTGGAGGCGACGCCGGGGATCGAGCGCCGCACCGTGAAGCCGCAGGTCGACCAGTGGGTGTTCCCCGACGGCCACGCCGTCATCGTGCTGAGCGAGGGCCGGCTGCTGAACCTCGGCAACGCGACCGGGCACCCCAGCTTCGTGATGAGCAACAGCTTCACCAACCAGGTGCTGGCCCAGATCGAGCTGTTCACCAAGCCGCAGGACTACCCGACGGGCGTCTACACGCTGCCCAAGCACCTGGACGAGGAGGTCGCCCGGCTGCACCTGGACGCCCTCGGCGTCCGGCTGACCACCCTGACCGACACCCAGGCCGACTACCTGGGCGTGGCCGCCCAGGGGCCGTTCAAGCCCGACGCCTACCGCTACTGA
- a CDS encoding MFS transporter has translation MTPSRRGLTLGLLVCVTAVAFEGMAVVTAMPAAAADLGDQELYAWAFSAVMIPQLFAIAAAGRVADRTGPVRPLLVGLGLFAVGVVVAALAPTMLILLVGRFIQGLGGGAVNLCLMVVTARAFDPAERARIMTWYSACWMMPSFVGPGIAAWVTEHLSWHWVFWLILPFVGLGLAFMASGLRQLPPRTDADAPGDPVPLHAAAAVAIGLALLQAAGQRLEWLSLVWLVVGLALLVLNWRRLMPRGYSPAAPGLSAVVMVRLLTSGTFFGVQSFLPLMLTTRGTPLLRAGLVITLASVGWMLGSWLQARPWLRLSRDQIIVAGAVSVASGAALVAVAAWVPASDLLLTTVGFATCGLGMGLQSASTNLATMQLSSEAELGRNTGSLQVGETAGNALFVGIAGTVFAALNPIAATQVTFGTQMTLLAAVALLAIAASKRIGFVENHSLTV, from the coding sequence GTGACCCCATCTCGCCGCGGCCTGACCCTCGGGCTGCTCGTCTGCGTCACGGCGGTCGCCTTCGAGGGCATGGCCGTCGTGACCGCGATGCCCGCCGCCGCGGCCGACCTGGGCGACCAGGAGCTGTACGCCTGGGCGTTCTCCGCGGTGATGATCCCTCAGTTGTTCGCGATCGCCGCCGCCGGGCGCGTCGCCGACCGCACCGGCCCCGTCCGGCCGCTGCTCGTGGGGCTGGGGCTCTTCGCGGTCGGGGTGGTGGTCGCCGCGCTGGCGCCGACCATGCTGATCCTGCTCGTGGGGCGGTTCATCCAGGGGCTGGGCGGCGGCGCGGTCAACCTGTGCCTGATGGTCGTCACCGCCCGGGCCTTCGACCCGGCCGAACGCGCGCGGATCATGACGTGGTACTCGGCCTGCTGGATGATGCCCTCGTTCGTGGGCCCCGGCATCGCCGCCTGGGTGACCGAGCACCTGTCCTGGCACTGGGTCTTCTGGCTGATCCTCCCGTTCGTCGGGCTGGGGCTGGCGTTCATGGCCTCGGGGCTGCGGCAGCTGCCGCCCCGCACGGACGCCGACGCCCCCGGCGACCCGGTGCCGCTGCACGCCGCCGCCGCCGTGGCGATCGGCCTGGCCCTGCTGCAGGCCGCCGGGCAGCGGCTCGAGTGGCTGTCGCTGGTGTGGCTCGTCGTCGGCCTGGCGCTCCTGGTGCTCAACTGGCGCCGGCTGATGCCGCGGGGATACTCGCCGGCCGCCCCCGGGCTGTCGGCGGTCGTGATGGTGCGGCTGCTGACCTCGGGCACCTTCTTCGGGGTGCAGTCGTTCCTGCCCCTGATGCTCACCACGCGCGGCACGCCGCTGCTGCGCGCCGGGCTGGTCATCACGCTGGCGTCGGTGGGCTGGATGCTCGGGTCGTGGCTGCAGGCCCGCCCCTGGCTGCGGCTCTCCCGCGACCAGATCATCGTCGCCGGGGCCGTCAGCGTCGCCTCCGGCGCGGCGCTGGTGGCCGTCGCCGCCTGGGTGCCGGCGTCCGACCTCCTCCTCACCACGGTCGGGTTCGCGACCTGCGGACTGGGCATGGGGCTGCAGTCCGCCTCGACGAACCTCGCGACGATGCAGCTCTCCTCGGAGGCAGAGCTGGGCCGCAACACCGGCTCGCTGCAGGTGGGCGAGACCGCGGGCAACGCGCTGTTCGTCGGGATCGCCGGCACGGTGTTCGCGGCGCTCAACCCGATCGCCGCCACCCAGGTGACGTTCGGCACCCAGATGACGCTGCTCGCGGCCGTCGCGCTGCTGGCGATCGCGGCGTCCAAGCGCATCGGTTTCGTGGAGAACCACTCGCTGACGGTGTGA
- the malQ gene encoding 4-alpha-glucanotransferase, translated as MPLTNPVLARLADAFGISTEFWDWKGRLTHVDDATVIGILAGMGVDATTDAGAQDALTERELRPWRRGLPACTVMRQGTPLRLGVHVPGGTPAAVHIRLEEGGRREAVQVDNEVADRDVDGVWTGEATFELPGDLPLGYHRVHLESEAGDAEATLVVTPAFLGFPASMDGHRIWGYATQLYSVRSQESWGMGDLADLADLATWSGTQHFADYLLVNPLHAAQPVPPLEPSPYLPSSRRYVNPLYIRPELIPEYATLPEHKRARIDKLHRELSRFLAPSDQIERDPIWEAKLDALRIVYDQGLTEVRTMAKENFVRGEGRMLSQFATWCALVGEFGTNWRDWPVEYQRPSSPDVSAFAAKNAREIDFYVWLQWVADNQLREAQSAARAANMRVGIMNDLAVGVSGSSAEAWVLGDAFAQGIGVGAPPDHYNQLGQDWGQAPWRPDRLEELSYQPFRAMVKGILRHSGGIRVDHIMGLFRLWWIPRGMAPTKGAYVRYNHDAMVGILMLEAQRAGALVVGEDLGTVEPWVRDYLRDRGVLGTSVAWFEMGGDERPVPPEGYREYAMASVTTHDMPPTAGYLAMDHIKLQDRLGLLTEGIAEETALAERTFATWREALIARGFLAPEHAEDIDEQVLAMHRWIVASPARVLNAALTDAVGDHRTQNQPGTVDEYPNWRVPLSGPDGEPITLEDVYVSARAAKLAAVMNGFGVESVGRR; from the coding sequence ATGCCCCTGACGAACCCGGTCCTCGCGCGCTTGGCGGACGCCTTCGGTATCTCCACCGAGTTCTGGGACTGGAAGGGACGCCTCACCCACGTCGACGACGCCACGGTGATCGGCATCCTCGCCGGCATGGGCGTGGACGCGACCACCGACGCCGGCGCGCAGGACGCGCTGACCGAGCGCGAGCTGCGCCCGTGGCGCCGGGGACTGCCCGCCTGCACCGTGATGCGGCAGGGCACCCCGCTGCGCCTGGGCGTCCACGTGCCCGGCGGCACGCCCGCGGCCGTCCACATCCGGCTGGAGGAGGGCGGCCGCCGCGAGGCGGTCCAGGTGGACAACGAGGTCGCGGACCGGGACGTGGACGGCGTCTGGACCGGCGAGGCCACCTTCGAACTGCCCGGGGACCTGCCGCTGGGCTACCACCGCGTCCACCTGGAGTCCGAGGCGGGCGACGCGGAGGCGACCCTGGTGGTCACGCCCGCCTTCCTGGGCTTCCCGGCGTCCATGGACGGGCACCGGATCTGGGGGTACGCGACCCAGCTCTACAGCGTCCGCTCGCAGGAATCGTGGGGCATGGGCGACCTGGCCGACCTGGCGGACCTCGCCACCTGGTCGGGCACGCAGCACTTCGCCGACTACCTGCTGGTCAACCCGCTGCACGCCGCCCAACCGGTGCCGCCGCTGGAGCCGTCCCCGTACCTGCCCAGCAGCCGCCGCTACGTCAACCCGCTCTACATCCGGCCCGAGCTGATCCCCGAGTACGCCACGCTGCCCGAGCACAAGCGCGCCCGCATCGACAAGCTGCACCGCGAGCTCTCCCGGTTCCTCGCGCCGTCGGACCAGATCGAGCGCGACCCGATCTGGGAGGCCAAGCTGGACGCGCTGCGGATCGTCTACGACCAGGGGCTGACCGAGGTCCGCACCATGGCCAAGGAGAACTTCGTGCGCGGCGAGGGCCGCATGCTGTCGCAGTTCGCCACCTGGTGCGCGCTGGTGGGGGAGTTCGGCACGAACTGGCGCGACTGGCCGGTGGAGTACCAGCGGCCCAGCTCGCCGGACGTGTCCGCCTTCGCGGCGAAGAACGCCCGCGAGATCGACTTCTACGTGTGGCTTCAGTGGGTGGCCGACAACCAGCTCCGGGAGGCGCAGTCCGCGGCGCGGGCGGCCAACATGCGGGTCGGCATCATGAACGACCTGGCCGTCGGCGTCAGCGGCTCCAGCGCGGAGGCCTGGGTGCTGGGCGACGCCTTCGCCCAGGGCATCGGCGTCGGCGCGCCCCCCGACCACTACAACCAGCTGGGCCAGGACTGGGGGCAGGCCCCGTGGCGGCCCGACCGGCTCGAGGAGCTGTCCTACCAGCCGTTCCGCGCCATGGTGAAGGGGATCCTGCGGCACTCCGGCGGCATCCGGGTCGACCACATCATGGGCCTGTTCCGGCTGTGGTGGATCCCGCGGGGCATGGCCCCGACCAAGGGCGCCTACGTCCGCTACAACCACGACGCGATGGTCGGCATCCTCATGCTCGAGGCGCAGCGCGCCGGCGCGCTCGTCGTCGGGGAGGACCTGGGCACGGTCGAGCCCTGGGTGCGCGACTACCTGCGCGACCGCGGCGTGCTCGGCACGTCGGTGGCCTGGTTCGAGATGGGCGGGGACGAGCGGCCGGTGCCGCCCGAGGGGTACCGCGAGTACGCGATGGCGTCGGTGACGACCCACGACATGCCGCCCACCGCCGGGTACCTGGCGATGGACCACATCAAGCTGCAGGACCGGCTCGGCCTGCTCACCGAGGGGATCGCGGAGGAGACGGCACTCGCCGAACGGACCTTCGCGACCTGGCGCGAGGCGTTGATCGCGCGCGGCTTCCTCGCGCCCGAGCACGCCGAGGACATCGACGAGCAGGTGCTCGCGATGCACCGCTGGATCGTGGCCTCGCCCGCCCGGGTGCTGAACGCGGCGCTCACCGACGCCGTGGGCGACCACCGCACCCAGAACCAGCCGGGCACCGTCGACGAGTACCCCAACTGGCGCGTCCCGCTGTCGGGGCCCGACGGCGAGCCGATCACCCTCGAGGATGTCTACGTCTCCGCGCGCGCGGCCAAGCTGGCCGCCGTCATGAACGGCTTCGGCGTGGAGTCGGTCGGGCGCCGCTGA
- a CDS encoding isochorismatase family protein, whose product MTGKRALIVVDVQNDFCEGGSLAVAGGAAVAADVATLLASDHGYDVVLATRDHHIDPGPHFSDHPDYVESWPPHCVAGTPGAAFHPNLGEPAFDAVFDKGDYEAAYSGFEGSDRVSGTGLTGYLRGAGVTDVDVCGIATDYCVRATALDAAREGFATVVLLDLTAAVSPDGVPATVAEWEQAGVGVR is encoded by the coding sequence ATGACCGGAAAGCGCGCGCTGATCGTCGTCGACGTGCAGAACGACTTCTGCGAGGGTGGCTCGCTCGCCGTGGCCGGCGGCGCCGCCGTCGCCGCCGACGTGGCGACCCTGCTCGCCTCCGACCACGGCTACGACGTGGTGCTGGCGACCCGCGACCACCACATCGACCCCGGGCCGCACTTCTCGGATCACCCCGACTACGTCGAGTCCTGGCCGCCGCACTGCGTCGCCGGGACGCCGGGCGCCGCCTTCCACCCGAACCTGGGCGAGCCCGCGTTCGACGCGGTGTTCGACAAGGGCGACTACGAGGCGGCCTACTCCGGGTTCGAGGGGTCGGACCGCGTGAGCGGCACCGGGCTGACCGGCTACCTGCGGGGCGCGGGCGTCACCGACGTGGACGTGTGCGGCATCGCCACCGACTACTGCGTCCGGGCCACGGCGCTGGACGCCGCCCGCGAGGGGTTCGCGACCGTCGTGCTGCTCGACCTGACCGCCGCCGTCTCCCCCGACGGCGTCCCCGCGACCGTCGCGGAGTGGGAGCAGGCGGGCGTCGGCGTCCGCTGA